The following coding sequences lie in one Oncorhynchus kisutch isolate 150728-3 linkage group LG17, Okis_V2, whole genome shotgun sequence genomic window:
- the LOC109908214 gene encoding transcription factor CP2 isoform X2, which yields MAWALKLPLTDEVIESGLVQDFDASLSGIGQELGAGAYSMSDVLALPIFKQEESNLPPDSENKILPFQYVLCAATSPAIKLHDETLTYLNQGQSYEIRMLDNRKLGELPEITGKMVKSIIRVVFHDRRLQYTEHQQLEGWRWNRPGDRILDLDIPMSVGMVDPRANPTQLNTVEFLWDPSKRTSVFIQVHCISTEFTMRKHGGEKGVPFRIQIDTFKENDGEEYTEHQHSASCQVKVFKPKGADRKQKTDREKMEKRAPQEKEKYQPSYETTILTECSPWPEVTYVNNSPSPGFNSTHNSFPVAEGNGSPGHQPEPVVQVADLSSHLLTRDSESVHQNLLPAATPQDAQQWLHRNRFSPFCRLFTNFSGADLLKLTREDVIQICGPADGIRLFNALKGRVVRPRLTVYVCQESQQAREQQQKHENGDTASSTFFVYHAIYLEDLTAVELTEKIAQLFNISPRQISQIFKQGPTGIHVLVSDEMIQNFQDEVCFVLDTMKAETNDGYHIILK from the exons ATGGCTTGGGCTCTGAAGTTGCCGCTCACTGATGAGGTGATTGAGTCAGGTCTGGTCCAGGACTTTGATGCCAGTCTCTCTGGCATTGGACAGGAGCTTGGAGCTGGGGCATACAGTATGAG CGATGTGCTGGCCCTACCCATCTTTAAGCAGGAGGAGTCCAACCTGCCGCCTGACAGTGAGAACAAGATTCTTCCTTTCCAGTATGTTCTGTGTGCAGCAACCTCACCTGCCATCAAACTGCACGATGAAACACTTACCTACCTCAACCAAG GACAGTCTTATGAAATTCGAATGCTTGACAATCGGAAATTGGGGGAACTCCCAGAAATCACTGGCAAAATGGTGAAG AGCATCATCCGAGTGGTCTTCCATGACCGGCGTCTTCAGTACACAGAGCACCAGCAACTGGAGGGCTGGCGCTGGAACAGGCCTGGAGACCGCATCCTCGACCTGG ATATCCCCATGTCAGTTGGCATGGTCGACCCCAGGGCTAACCCTACTCAGCTTAACACGGTGGAGTTCCTGTGGGACCCATCAAAAAGAACCTCTGTTTTTATCCAG GTTCACTGCATCAGCACAGAGTTCACCATGCGGAAGCATGGGGGAGAAAAGGGCGTGCCTTTTCGCATTCAGATTGACACTTTCAAAGAGAATGATGGTGAAGAGTATACAGAGCATCAGCATTCTGCCAGCTGTCAGGTCAAAGTCTTCAAG CCTAAAGGTGCAGACAGGAAGCAGAAGACGGacagagagaagatggagaagaGGGCGCCTCAGGAGAAGGAGAAATACCAGCCATCCTATGAAACCACCATCCTAACAGAG TGCTCTCCCTGGCCAGAGGTCACCTATGTCAATAACTCCCCATCGCCTGGCTTCAACAGCACACACAACAGTTTTCCAGTGGCAGAGGG AAATGGATCCCCCGGTCACCAGCCAGAGCCAGTTGTTCAGGTGGCAGAT TTGTCGTCCCATCTGCTTACAAGAGACAGTGAAAGTGTCCATCAG AACCTGTTACCTGCGGCAACACCACAGGATGCTCAGCAGTGGCTACATAGAAACCGCTTTTCACCGTTCTGTCGGCTCTTCACTAATTTCTCAG GGGCAGATCTGTTGAAGCTGACCAGGGAAGATGTCATTCAGATCTGTGGGCCAGCAGATGGTATTAGGCTCTTCAACGCACTGAAAGGCCG AGTGGTACGTCCCAGGCTGACGGTGTATGTGTGCCAGGAGTCCCAGCAGGCTCGGGAACAGCAGCAGAAACATGAGAACGGAGACACAGCTAGCAGCACTttcttcg TGTACCATGCCATCTACCTGGAGGACTTGACAGCAGTTGAGCTGACAGAGAAGATCGCTCAGCTATTCAACATCTCACCCAGACAGATCAGTCAGATCTTTAAACAGGGACCCACTGGTATACATGTCCTGGTCAGTGACGAG ATGATTCAAAACTTCCAGGATGAAGTATGTTTTGTTTTGGACACAATGAAAG CCGAGACGAATGACGGCTACCACATCATCCTGAAATGA
- the LOC109908214 gene encoding transcription factor CP2 isoform X3, with protein MAWALKLPLTDEVIESGLVQDFDASLSGIGQELGAGAYSMSDVLALPIFKQEESNLPPDSENKILPFQYVLCAATSPAIKLHDETLTYLNQGQSYEIRMLDNRKLGELPEITGKMVKSIIRVVFHDRRLQYTEHQQLEGWRWNRPGDRILDLDIPMSVGMVDPRANPTQLNTVEFLWDPSKRTSVFIQVHCISTEFTMRKHGGEKGVPFRIQIDTFKENDGEEYTEHQHSASCQVKVFKPKGADRKQKTDREKMEKRAPQEKEKYQPSYETTILTECSPWPEVTYVNNSPSPGFNSTHNSFPVAEGNGSPGHQPEPVVQVADNLLPAATPQDAQQWLHRNRFSPFCRLFTNFSGADLLKLTREDVIQICGPADGIRLFNALKGRVVRPRLTVYVCQESQQAREQQQKHENGDTASSTFFVYHAIYLEDLTAVELTEKIAQLFNISPRQISQIFKQGPTGIHVLVSDEMIQNFQDEVCFVLDTMKAETNDGYHIILK; from the exons ATGGCTTGGGCTCTGAAGTTGCCGCTCACTGATGAGGTGATTGAGTCAGGTCTGGTCCAGGACTTTGATGCCAGTCTCTCTGGCATTGGACAGGAGCTTGGAGCTGGGGCATACAGTATGAG CGATGTGCTGGCCCTACCCATCTTTAAGCAGGAGGAGTCCAACCTGCCGCCTGACAGTGAGAACAAGATTCTTCCTTTCCAGTATGTTCTGTGTGCAGCAACCTCACCTGCCATCAAACTGCACGATGAAACACTTACCTACCTCAACCAAG GACAGTCTTATGAAATTCGAATGCTTGACAATCGGAAATTGGGGGAACTCCCAGAAATCACTGGCAAAATGGTGAAG AGCATCATCCGAGTGGTCTTCCATGACCGGCGTCTTCAGTACACAGAGCACCAGCAACTGGAGGGCTGGCGCTGGAACAGGCCTGGAGACCGCATCCTCGACCTGG ATATCCCCATGTCAGTTGGCATGGTCGACCCCAGGGCTAACCCTACTCAGCTTAACACGGTGGAGTTCCTGTGGGACCCATCAAAAAGAACCTCTGTTTTTATCCAG GTTCACTGCATCAGCACAGAGTTCACCATGCGGAAGCATGGGGGAGAAAAGGGCGTGCCTTTTCGCATTCAGATTGACACTTTCAAAGAGAATGATGGTGAAGAGTATACAGAGCATCAGCATTCTGCCAGCTGTCAGGTCAAAGTCTTCAAG CCTAAAGGTGCAGACAGGAAGCAGAAGACGGacagagagaagatggagaagaGGGCGCCTCAGGAGAAGGAGAAATACCAGCCATCCTATGAAACCACCATCCTAACAGAG TGCTCTCCCTGGCCAGAGGTCACCTATGTCAATAACTCCCCATCGCCTGGCTTCAACAGCACACACAACAGTTTTCCAGTGGCAGAGGG AAATGGATCCCCCGGTCACCAGCCAGAGCCAGTTGTTCAGGTGGCAGAT AACCTGTTACCTGCGGCAACACCACAGGATGCTCAGCAGTGGCTACATAGAAACCGCTTTTCACCGTTCTGTCGGCTCTTCACTAATTTCTCAG GGGCAGATCTGTTGAAGCTGACCAGGGAAGATGTCATTCAGATCTGTGGGCCAGCAGATGGTATTAGGCTCTTCAACGCACTGAAAGGCCG AGTGGTACGTCCCAGGCTGACGGTGTATGTGTGCCAGGAGTCCCAGCAGGCTCGGGAACAGCAGCAGAAACATGAGAACGGAGACACAGCTAGCAGCACTttcttcg TGTACCATGCCATCTACCTGGAGGACTTGACAGCAGTTGAGCTGACAGAGAAGATCGCTCAGCTATTCAACATCTCACCCAGACAGATCAGTCAGATCTTTAAACAGGGACCCACTGGTATACATGTCCTGGTCAGTGACGAG ATGATTCAAAACTTCCAGGATGAAGTATGTTTTGTTTTGGACACAATGAAAG CCGAGACGAATGACGGCTACCACATCATCCTGAAATGA
- the LOC109908214 gene encoding transcription factor CP2 isoform X1 — translation MAWALKLPLTDEVIESGLVQDFDASLSGIGQELGAGAYSMSDVLALPIFKQEESNLPPDSENKILPFQYVLCAATSPAIKLHDETLTYLNQGQSYEIRMLDNRKLGELPEITGKMVKSIIRVVFHDRRLQYTEHQQLEGWRWNRPGDRILDLDIPMSVGMVDPRANPTQLNTVEFLWDPSKRTSVFIQVHCISTEFTMRKHGGEKGVPFRIQIDTFKENDGEEYTEHQHSASCQVKVFKPKGADRKQKTDREKMEKRAPQEKEKYQPSYETTILTECSPWPEVTYVNNSPSPGFNSTHNSFPVAEGNGSPGHQPEPVVQVADIESCLTDTILSSHLLTRDSESVHQNLLPAATPQDAQQWLHRNRFSPFCRLFTNFSGADLLKLTREDVIQICGPADGIRLFNALKGRVVRPRLTVYVCQESQQAREQQQKHENGDTASSTFFVYHAIYLEDLTAVELTEKIAQLFNISPRQISQIFKQGPTGIHVLVSDEMIQNFQDEVCFVLDTMKAETNDGYHIILK, via the exons ATGGCTTGGGCTCTGAAGTTGCCGCTCACTGATGAGGTGATTGAGTCAGGTCTGGTCCAGGACTTTGATGCCAGTCTCTCTGGCATTGGACAGGAGCTTGGAGCTGGGGCATACAGTATGAG CGATGTGCTGGCCCTACCCATCTTTAAGCAGGAGGAGTCCAACCTGCCGCCTGACAGTGAGAACAAGATTCTTCCTTTCCAGTATGTTCTGTGTGCAGCAACCTCACCTGCCATCAAACTGCACGATGAAACACTTACCTACCTCAACCAAG GACAGTCTTATGAAATTCGAATGCTTGACAATCGGAAATTGGGGGAACTCCCAGAAATCACTGGCAAAATGGTGAAG AGCATCATCCGAGTGGTCTTCCATGACCGGCGTCTTCAGTACACAGAGCACCAGCAACTGGAGGGCTGGCGCTGGAACAGGCCTGGAGACCGCATCCTCGACCTGG ATATCCCCATGTCAGTTGGCATGGTCGACCCCAGGGCTAACCCTACTCAGCTTAACACGGTGGAGTTCCTGTGGGACCCATCAAAAAGAACCTCTGTTTTTATCCAG GTTCACTGCATCAGCACAGAGTTCACCATGCGGAAGCATGGGGGAGAAAAGGGCGTGCCTTTTCGCATTCAGATTGACACTTTCAAAGAGAATGATGGTGAAGAGTATACAGAGCATCAGCATTCTGCCAGCTGTCAGGTCAAAGTCTTCAAG CCTAAAGGTGCAGACAGGAAGCAGAAGACGGacagagagaagatggagaagaGGGCGCCTCAGGAGAAGGAGAAATACCAGCCATCCTATGAAACCACCATCCTAACAGAG TGCTCTCCCTGGCCAGAGGTCACCTATGTCAATAACTCCCCATCGCCTGGCTTCAACAGCACACACAACAGTTTTCCAGTGGCAGAGGG AAATGGATCCCCCGGTCACCAGCCAGAGCCAGTTGTTCAGGTGGCAGAT ATTGAAAGCTGTCTGACTGATACGATT TTGTCGTCCCATCTGCTTACAAGAGACAGTGAAAGTGTCCATCAG AACCTGTTACCTGCGGCAACACCACAGGATGCTCAGCAGTGGCTACATAGAAACCGCTTTTCACCGTTCTGTCGGCTCTTCACTAATTTCTCAG GGGCAGATCTGTTGAAGCTGACCAGGGAAGATGTCATTCAGATCTGTGGGCCAGCAGATGGTATTAGGCTCTTCAACGCACTGAAAGGCCG AGTGGTACGTCCCAGGCTGACGGTGTATGTGTGCCAGGAGTCCCAGCAGGCTCGGGAACAGCAGCAGAAACATGAGAACGGAGACACAGCTAGCAGCACTttcttcg TGTACCATGCCATCTACCTGGAGGACTTGACAGCAGTTGAGCTGACAGAGAAGATCGCTCAGCTATTCAACATCTCACCCAGACAGATCAGTCAGATCTTTAAACAGGGACCCACTGGTATACATGTCCTGGTCAGTGACGAG ATGATTCAAAACTTCCAGGATGAAGTATGTTTTGTTTTGGACACAATGAAAG CCGAGACGAATGACGGCTACCACATCATCCTGAAATGA
- the LOC109908214 gene encoding transcription factor CP2 isoform X4 codes for MLDNRKLGELPEITGKMVKSIIRVVFHDRRLQYTEHQQLEGWRWNRPGDRILDLDIPMSVGMVDPRANPTQLNTVEFLWDPSKRTSVFIQVHCISTEFTMRKHGGEKGVPFRIQIDTFKENDGEEYTEHQHSASCQVKVFKPKGADRKQKTDREKMEKRAPQEKEKYQPSYETTILTECSPWPEVTYVNNSPSPGFNSTHNSFPVAEGNGSPGHQPEPVVQVADIESCLTDTILSSHLLTRDSESVHQNLLPAATPQDAQQWLHRNRFSPFCRLFTNFSGADLLKLTREDVIQICGPADGIRLFNALKGRVVRPRLTVYVCQESQQAREQQQKHENGDTASSTFFVYHAIYLEDLTAVELTEKIAQLFNISPRQISQIFKQGPTGIHVLVSDEMIQNFQDEVCFVLDTMKAETNDGYHIILK; via the exons ATGCTTGACAATCGGAAATTGGGGGAACTCCCAGAAATCACTGGCAAAATGGTGAAG AGCATCATCCGAGTGGTCTTCCATGACCGGCGTCTTCAGTACACAGAGCACCAGCAACTGGAGGGCTGGCGCTGGAACAGGCCTGGAGACCGCATCCTCGACCTGG ATATCCCCATGTCAGTTGGCATGGTCGACCCCAGGGCTAACCCTACTCAGCTTAACACGGTGGAGTTCCTGTGGGACCCATCAAAAAGAACCTCTGTTTTTATCCAG GTTCACTGCATCAGCACAGAGTTCACCATGCGGAAGCATGGGGGAGAAAAGGGCGTGCCTTTTCGCATTCAGATTGACACTTTCAAAGAGAATGATGGTGAAGAGTATACAGAGCATCAGCATTCTGCCAGCTGTCAGGTCAAAGTCTTCAAG CCTAAAGGTGCAGACAGGAAGCAGAAGACGGacagagagaagatggagaagaGGGCGCCTCAGGAGAAGGAGAAATACCAGCCATCCTATGAAACCACCATCCTAACAGAG TGCTCTCCCTGGCCAGAGGTCACCTATGTCAATAACTCCCCATCGCCTGGCTTCAACAGCACACACAACAGTTTTCCAGTGGCAGAGGG AAATGGATCCCCCGGTCACCAGCCAGAGCCAGTTGTTCAGGTGGCAGAT ATTGAAAGCTGTCTGACTGATACGATT TTGTCGTCCCATCTGCTTACAAGAGACAGTGAAAGTGTCCATCAG AACCTGTTACCTGCGGCAACACCACAGGATGCTCAGCAGTGGCTACATAGAAACCGCTTTTCACCGTTCTGTCGGCTCTTCACTAATTTCTCAG GGGCAGATCTGTTGAAGCTGACCAGGGAAGATGTCATTCAGATCTGTGGGCCAGCAGATGGTATTAGGCTCTTCAACGCACTGAAAGGCCG AGTGGTACGTCCCAGGCTGACGGTGTATGTGTGCCAGGAGTCCCAGCAGGCTCGGGAACAGCAGCAGAAACATGAGAACGGAGACACAGCTAGCAGCACTttcttcg TGTACCATGCCATCTACCTGGAGGACTTGACAGCAGTTGAGCTGACAGAGAAGATCGCTCAGCTATTCAACATCTCACCCAGACAGATCAGTCAGATCTTTAAACAGGGACCCACTGGTATACATGTCCTGGTCAGTGACGAG ATGATTCAAAACTTCCAGGATGAAGTATGTTTTGTTTTGGACACAATGAAAG CCGAGACGAATGACGGCTACCACATCATCCTGAAATGA
- the LOC109908215 gene encoding cysteine/serine-rich nuclear protein 2-like: MEAVSSLSLKRRFEEVDSGSPYSTPKDSDDDISSSDSADSCDSLNPPSSTALIPTSILRRHKPSPGRKRVRFDVVTVYYFPRQQGFTSVPSQGGSSLGMARHHCSIRSYTLGEFACEQETSHRHALRQHLRQEKLNARKMKLTRNGTVECAQADLLTLDNVSDDDLDMEGVEVDDCFFLQPLPTKRRRALLRASGNARIDAREKAELRTIRLSREECGCDCRFYCDPRHCGCSQAGIKCQVDRMSFPCGCSRDGCRNSAGRIEFNPLRVRTHYLHTIMKLDLEKRRLLGQRSGVGEQYEESDLLSSPSSTRPPSPDPDLSTGAHGLDSELETEEREVQMVLEAQDLLTEQACLERENEIAVLHLQSAEEQERMREEEEEEEAHRGRGGAGSLGEQALCLLPGALQGDLSGEPGVGMEGVPISLLQGPFPTGATLLCITENQEGNWEGEGDNPRGGLKDPASSLLYYQLGPMENEPFEESQPVEEEECVDKEPGGGEEQERVEHRGITCGQDEGEFSPPVALCSENGVGAEEAKEVPFSPQQSSSEGQCQEVACLATGDMYPPLPPEV; the protein is encoded by the exons ATGGAGGCAGTTTCGTCTCTCAGCCTCAAGCGAAGATTCGAGGAGGTGGACAGTGGTTCTCCATACTCTACGCCCAAGGACTCAGACGATGATATCTCCAGCAGTGACAGCGCTGACAGCTGTGATAGCCTCAACCCCCCCTCCAGTACTGCACTCATAC CGACCTCCATCCTAAGACGTCACAAGCCCTCTCCAGGCCGGAAGCGGGTGCGGTTTGATGTGGTGACGGTGTACTACTTCCCCAGGCAGCAGGGCTTCACCAGCGTGCCCAGCCAGGGAGGCAGTTCCCTGGGCATGGCTCGCCACCACTGCTCCATCCGCAGCTACACCCTGGGAGAGTTTGCCTGCGAGCAGGAGACCAGTCACCGCCACGCCCTGCGCCAACACCTCCGCCAGGAGAAGCTCAACGCTCGCAAGATGAAG CTGACACGTAATGGTACGGTGGAGTGTGCCCAGGCTGACCTGCTGACCCTCGACAATGTATCAGACGATGACCTTGAcatggagggggtggaggtggaTGACTGCTTCTTCCTGCAGCCACTGCCCACCAAACGGCGCCGCGCTCTCCTCAGGGCTTCTGGTAATGCCCGTATAGATGCCCGGGAGAAGGCTGAGCTACGGACCATCAGGCTGTCCAGGGAGGAGTGTGGCTGTGACTGCCGTTTCTACTGTGACCCCCGCCACTGTGGCTGCAGCCAGGCTGGCATCAAGtgccag GTGGACAGGATGTCTTTCCCCTGTGGCTGCTCTCGGGACGGCTGTAGGAACTCGGCGGGCCGCATCGAATTCAATCCTCTGCGCGTGCGAACACACTACCTGCACACCATCATGAAGCTGGACCTGGAGAAGAGGAGGCTGTTGGGGCAGCGGTCGGGTGTTGGGGAGCAGTATGAAGAGTCTGACTTGCTCTCCTCGCCCTCCTCCACCAGGCCTCCCTCCCCAGACCCTGACCTGTCCACAGGGGCCCATGGCCTGGACTCTGAgttagagacagaggagagagaggtccagaTGGTCCTGGAGGCTCAGGACCTCCTGACTGAGCAGGCCTGCCTAGAGCGGGAGAACGAGATCGCCGTGCTCCACCTGCAAAGTGCCGAGGagcaggagaggatgagggaggaagaggaagaggaggaggcgcATAGGGGCAGGGGGGGAGCAGGTAGCCTGGGGGAGCAGGCTCTGTGCCTCCTGCCTGGGGCCCTGCAGGGGGATCTGTCTGGGGAGCCTGGGGTTGGGATGGAGGGGGtccctatctccctcctccaGGGCCCATTCCCCACTGGGGCTACCCTGCTCTGCATCACAGAGAACCAGGAGGGAAATtgggagggggaaggggacaaCCCTCGTGGTGGCCTCAAAGACCCGGCCTCCTCCCTGCTATACTACCAGTTAGGTCCCATGGAAAACGAGCCGTTTGAGGAGTCTCAgcctgtggaggaggaggagtgtgtagATAAAGAaccagggggaggagaggagcaagAGAGGGTGGAGCATAGAGGTATTACCTGCGGGCAGGATGAGGGCGAGTTTTCGCCTCCGGTGGCTCTGTGCTCAGAGAATGGCGTGGGGGCTGAGGAGGCTAAGGAGGTACCATTCAGCCCCCAGCAGAGCTCCTCAGAAGGGCAGTGTCAGGAAGTGGCCTGTCTGGCCACAGGAGATATGTACCCACCACTGCCCCCTGAGGTTTAG